TCCGCGGGGGTCCGGCAGGTACCCGGGGAGTCCCAGTGGCAGAGCAGCTGCGCCTGATGGCGGTGCACGCCCATCCCGACGACGAGTCCAGCAAGGGCGCCGCCACGATGGCGAAGTATGCGTCAGAGGGCGTGCAGGTCCTGGTCGTGACCTGTACCGGCGGCGAGCGCGGCAGCGTGCTCAACCCGAAGATGGACCGCCCCGACGTCTGGGAAAACATCGCGGAGATCCGGCGGGGCGAGATGGCCACTGCCCGGGCGATTCTCGGCGTCGACCAGGCGTGGCTCGGCTTCGTCGACTCCGGCCTGCCCGAGGGTGACCCGCTGCCGCCGCTGCCCGACGGATGCTTCGGGCTGGAAGACCCGCAGTCCGCGGCCGGCCCGCTCGTGCGGCTCATGCGCGAGTTCCGCCCGCACGTCGTCTTGACGTACGACGAGGAGGGCGGCTACCCGCACCCCGACCACATCATGTGCCACAAGATCAGCGTGGTGGCGTTCGAGGCGGCCGGCGACCCCGAGCAGTTTCCCGAGATGGGCGAGGCGTGGCAGCCGAGCAAGCTCTACTACCACCACACGTTCACCCGGGCGAAGTTCCAGGCGCTGCACGAGGGGATGGTCGCGGCCGGGCTCGACTCGCCGTACCAGGAGATGCTCGACAACTGGTCGGACGACGGCACCGACAAGGGCCACCGGATCACGACGCGGGTCGAGTGCGCCGACTTCTTCCCGGTGCGTGACGACGCGCTGCGGGCACACGCCACGCAGGTCGACCCCGACGGGCCGTGGTTCCGGGCGCCGCTCGCGGTCCAGCAGCGGATCTGGCCGACCGAGGATTACGAGCTCGTTACGTCGCATGTGGAGACCTCGGTGCCGGAGACCGATCTCTTCGCGGGGGTGCGCGCCGCCGGATGACCGGACAGGCGTACGGTGGGGTGATGCTGACGGCTGCTCAGGTGCTCGCGGAGAACAACTTCGGCGACACCCGCTCCGGCGGCCTGGCCGGGCCGATGGGCTGTTCATCATCGTGCTGCTGGCGATTGCGACAGTGCTCCTGATCCGGAATATGAACGCGCGGCTGCGCCGCCTCCCGGGTCGCTTTCCGGGGCAGGAGGCGGAAACCCCGCCGGCCGATCCTGCCGAGACTGTCCAAGATCCGACAGATCGCGCGGACCGCGCCTGACCGTGTTTATGGGGGTAGAGCGCTCCCTCGCGCCGGATCGGTCGCCGTCATTCGGCGGGTCTTGCCACTAGATGGCGAAACCGACCCGGGGACCCCTGTTGCCGCAAACCGGTTTGGCTTAGCCTCGCCGGGGGGCCATTGTCCCCACGCCGCGGGCTGAAGGGGGCGCCGATGCACAATCGTTGCGGTATCCCCCTTTTGGGGTACAAGCGGACAAACATGTTGCCGGCGAGCGGGGGCTACCCGTGACAGCCCCGCGCGCGACCGTCGCGGCGCCCCGGCGGATCCGTGCGCTCCACATCGTCGTCCTGGCCATCGCGCTGCTGGCTGCCATCGCTGGCCTGCTCATGCCCGTCGATGTGCCCGACGGTGGCGACCTGTCGCCGCTGGCCCGCGCCGGAATCGCTGTGGGCGTCATGGGCCTCGGCCAGCTCGCCCGGCTCCGGTTCCGGGTCGGCGCCGGCGCGGTCAACGTCACGTGGGGCGAGGCGGCGTTCATCGTCGGGCTCTACCTGGCACCCGCGCAGTGGCTCCCGGCCGCCACCCTGGTGGGCACGTTCCTGGCCTGGCTGCTGCTCACGTTCCTCTCCGACCGGCGTTCGCCGCTGGAGATCCTGCACGTCGCCGGCTCGTTGACCGTCGCCGTGGCGGCCGGTGCGCTGGCCACGCGGGCCGTTGCCGACCCGCTCGACGCGCGGCTCACGCCGGTCCTCGCCGGCGCGCTGGCGCTCGGCTCATTGGCGTACCTCCTGGTCACCGGATGGCTCGCGGCGCTGACGCTGTCCGTGCGGCAGGCCCGGCCGGCCGGCGGGCTGTTCCTGCGCGCGCTCCGCGCGAAGCTGCTGATGTTCGTTGGCAACGTGCTGATCGGCCTCACCGTGATCAGCATGGTCGAGCGCGACCTGCGGTGGCTGCTGCTGCTCCCGCCCGCGCTGTGGCTGCTCCAGCAGACGTATGGGCACCGCTTGCGCGCCGACGAGGAGCGCCGGCTGTGGTCCGCCTTCGCTGCCGCGACGCGCGAGCTGAGCCGCCTCGACGAGCGGTCCGTGGCCACGGCCGGGGTGAGGGGCGCTCTCTCGATCTTCGGTGCCGAGGCGGTCGAGGTCGACGTGCTCCGGGCCGACGGCACCCGCCGGCGGTACATGGGCGACGCGTCGGGCACGCTCGCCGAGGCGGACGTGCGGGAGCCGCTCCCGGAGATCCTTCCGGACGAGCCCGGCCTCGTGCGGCTGACCGTCGCCGGCGCGACGGTGGGGCTGCTGCGCGTGCGGTTCTCCCGCGCGCTGGAGCCGGGGCAGCGGGAGTACACGGCCCTGTCGGCGTACGCGGACGCGCTCGCGACAGCGCTGCACGACGCCGCCACCCACCAGGCGCTGGCGGTGCTCACCGACCGCTCGGCGTACGAGGCAGTGCACGACCCGCTGACCAACCTGGCCAACCGCGCCGCGTTCCTGCTCAAGGGCGACGCCGCGCTGCGCCAGGTCGTGCGCGAAGTGCCGGTGGCGTTGCTGCTGCTCGACCTCGACCGCTTCAAGGAGGTCAACGACACGCTCGGGCACGCCGCCGGCGACGAGCTGCTGCAGGGCATCGCCGCACGGCTGGGCGGGCTTTCCGAGCCGGGGGAGCTGCTCGCGCGGTTCGACGGTGACGAGTTCGCGCTGCTGGTGACCGACCTGGAGCTGCCCGAGGGCGACCGCTCCTCGCCGATGCCGCAGGCGCTGCGCCGGGCCCGCGCGCTGGTCGAGCACCTCGCCGCGCCGATCGAGGTGGCCGGCGTGGTCATGTCCGTCGAGGCGTCGGTCGGCGTGGTCGTCGCGCCGGCGGGCTCCGCCGACGTGGCCGAGCTGGTGCGCCGCGCGGAAAACGCGATGTACCAGGCCAAGGAGGGCGGCGGGAGCGTCGCCTGGTACGACAGCGCCAAGGACGAGGCGAGCACCGACCGGCTCGCCCTGCTCGCGGAGGTGCGCGAGGCGCTCACGGTCGACGACCAGCTGGTGCTCGCCCTCCAGCCCGCGGTCGACCTCGGCACCGGCGCACCGACCGGTGTGGAAGCGCTGATCCGCTGGCGCCACCCCCGCCGCGGCTCGCTCAGCCCGGTCGACTTCGTGCGCGCGATCGAGGGCAGCGATCTGCTGGCGCCCTTCACGCGGTACGTGGTGGACAAGGCGCTGGCAGTGGCCGCCGAGTGGGCCAGCGAGGGCCTTGACGTGCCGATCTCGGTCAATCTTTCGGCCCGCAGTTTGCTTGATCCCCACTTGCCGGCCGACATCGCCGAGCTGCTCCGCCGCCACCGCGTGCCCGCCCGCCGCCTGGTCCTGGAGATTACCGAGACCGTCGTGCTCAGCGAGCTCGAGGTCATCGACGAGGTGCTCAGCGCCCTCCGCGACCTGGGCGTGCAACTCTCGGTGGACGACTTCGGCACGGGCTACTCGTCCTTCACGTTCCTGACCCGCATCCCGGTCAACGAAGTCAAGATCGACCGCTCCTTCGTCCGCACGATGGCCGACGCGCCCACCTCGGCCGCCATCGTCAACGCGACCGTCGACCTGGGCCACCGCCTGGGACTCCGCGTGGTCGCCGAGGGCGTGGAAACCGCCGACCAGCGCGCCGCACTGGCCGCGCTCGGCTGCAGCGCCGCCCAGGGCTACCACTTCTTCAAACCCATGCCCGCCGACAAGATCGTCGCGGTGCTGAGGTCTCTGCTGGACTCCGCGCAGGCCCAGGTCTTCCCGCTCCGCGCCGACGGCGCTTCCTGATCCGCTTCACTGTCCGTCGTGGCTGAGACCGCTGTGTGGGGTCGTTGGAGGATGTGTGGGGTCCTTGGAGGAACTGCCTCGCCCTCCGCGGGTCAGGCCTGGCGACCCGGCCGCCGCTTGGAGCAGGATTTGTTTTCGCGGCGGCGCCTGCCGCGTGCACGGCCCTCCGAAGCTGGGCGCACGGATGCGCCCAGCCCGCTGCGCCCCGAGGCCTCCGGGGGCGACCGCGACCGGCGTCCCCAATGGCCCAGATCCTGGTCGTCGCGGGCGGGCGATGGCTGGCGGCGGTGCGCGCTGCCGGGCGCGGGCACGCGGCGGCGATGGGATCCTCCGCGGCCTTCAGTGAATCCAACCCAACCCAGACGCGAGCTACCGCGACGCCCGCGGTGGTCCGGACCGTTGCTCCCGCGGCCTCACCCTCCGCGGTCGCCCAGCTCACCCCGCTCCCGCAGATCTTGGAGACTTACCGTTCTCGACTTCGGAGTTGGGATTACTTCCGTGCGACAGCTTCCGGTGTCCTCCCAGCTCACGGCCTCCGCGCCGCAGTAGCCGGCTTTACGGTCGTGCTTCTGCAGATCTTCCGA
The window above is part of the Phytohabitans houttuyneae genome. Proteins encoded here:
- the mca gene encoding mycothiol conjugate amidase Mca — protein: MAEQLRLMAVHAHPDDESSKGAATMAKYASEGVQVLVVTCTGGERGSVLNPKMDRPDVWENIAEIRRGEMATARAILGVDQAWLGFVDSGLPEGDPLPPLPDGCFGLEDPQSAAGPLVRLMREFRPHVVLTYDEEGGYPHPDHIMCHKISVVAFEAAGDPEQFPEMGEAWQPSKLYYHHTFTRAKFQALHEGMVAAGLDSPYQEMLDNWSDDGTDKGHRITTRVECADFFPVRDDALRAHATQVDPDGPWFRAPLAVQQRIWPTEDYELVTSHVETSVPETDLFAGVRAAG
- a CDS encoding putative bifunctional diguanylate cyclase/phosphodiesterase, which encodes MPVDVPDGGDLSPLARAGIAVGVMGLGQLARLRFRVGAGAVNVTWGEAAFIVGLYLAPAQWLPAATLVGTFLAWLLLTFLSDRRSPLEILHVAGSLTVAVAAGALATRAVADPLDARLTPVLAGALALGSLAYLLVTGWLAALTLSVRQARPAGGLFLRALRAKLLMFVGNVLIGLTVISMVERDLRWLLLLPPALWLLQQTYGHRLRADEERRLWSAFAAATRELSRLDERSVATAGVRGALSIFGAEAVEVDVLRADGTRRRYMGDASGTLAEADVREPLPEILPDEPGLVRLTVAGATVGLLRVRFSRALEPGQREYTALSAYADALATALHDAATHQALAVLTDRSAYEAVHDPLTNLANRAAFLLKGDAALRQVVREVPVALLLLDLDRFKEVNDTLGHAAGDELLQGIAARLGGLSEPGELLARFDGDEFALLVTDLELPEGDRSSPMPQALRRARALVEHLAAPIEVAGVVMSVEASVGVVVAPAGSADVAELVRRAENAMYQAKEGGGSVAWYDSAKDEASTDRLALLAEVREALTVDDQLVLALQPAVDLGTGAPTGVEALIRWRHPRRGSLSPVDFVRAIEGSDLLAPFTRYVVDKALAVAAEWASEGLDVPISVNLSARSLLDPHLPADIAELLRRHRVPARRLVLEITETVVLSELEVIDEVLSALRDLGVQLSVDDFGTGYSSFTFLTRIPVNEVKIDRSFVRTMADAPTSAAIVNATVDLGHRLGLRVVAEGVETADQRAALAALGCSAAQGYHFFKPMPADKIVAVLRSLLDSAQAQVFPLRADGAS